TGTGGTCGTGCTCGGGGTACAGTGTCCACCGCTCGTGATGTCGGCCCTCCTCCAGGTGTACAGGGTCGGGAATGAGACCGCGTCCCCGCTGGGAGAAGGAGCCCGAGAGGATGGGGATCGCGACCGTCTTCCCGGTCTTCGTGATCCGTACGCTTTCGATGATGTCCACCGGTCCGCCCGTGCGCGGATCCGTCCGGATCGGGGGGGCGGGGATCGCGTCGCGGTGGACGACGAAGACCCCTGCGGGAAGGCCCGGCTGCACCTTCACAGGCAGCACCGCTTTCCAGTCGGCCGACGCCACCGTCACCTCGTCCCGGTCCCGGAGCCCGGCCCGCCTCGCCGCCTCTTCGGACACGGAGATCCAGGGTCCGTACGTGATCGTGGTCAGCGGGTCGGGGATCTCGGACAGGATCGGCAGGACCCGGCTCCGCCCGTCGAAGGTCCGCAAGGAGGGGGCAAGGACCAGCGCGGGCTGGACGGTTCCCTCCGCCTTCCCCGGAACCCGGAGGGATTTGGCGGCCCGCTTCCCGTCGAAGAGGACCGCCTTCTTCGGCAACGTCTCCTCGGCGTACCCTTTTTCCAGGAGCCGGCTCCTCCCGGCCTCCCCAAGCCGCTTCCGCCACGCCGCGAGCAGAAGCTCCTCGTAGCTCCCCGGCGCCCCCCTCCCGGAGACGTTCCCGAGGAGGCGGAGGAGCGCGTCCCCGTCGGACAGGGTGTCGTGCAGGGGAGGGAGCACCGGCTGGAGGAGGGAGACGACGCCCCTCCTGGGCTCGACGTCGCCCCACGACTCGAGGGAGTGGGAGAGCGGAAGGACCAGGTCGGTCTCGCGCAGCGTCTCGTCGAGGAACTCGCCCATCCCGACGGAGAGGTCCGCCTTTTTCAGGTTCTCCTTGAACGCGAGGCGCGGCGGCAGGGAGAAGACGGGGTTGGTCCGGAAGAGGAAGACGACCCCGGCTTCCCCCCTTCCCAACCGGGCCGAGAGCTCCTCCATGTCCCGGAGCGTCCCGACGGCGCGGTGGTTCTCGCTCCTTGCGAAATCGACCCGCTCCGGAATGGCTCCCGTAACCCATTGGAGCAGGCCCGCGGCGGCCGCAACTCTCAGGCCTCCCGTCTGTGCCGTCCCGACCCCGCCGGCGACCAGGAGAGGACGTTTCGCGGCGATGAAGCGGTCTGCGATCTCCTTCACAGACTCCGGCGGGATGCCCGTGTCCCTGGAAACGTTCTCCGCGGTCGTCGGGGGGAAGGCGGCAAGGAGCTCCCCCGGCATCCGGTCCTTCGGGGGTTTCTTTTCCAGGACCTCCCGGAGCAGGAAGGAGAGGAGGAGCGTTTCCCGGCCTGGCGCGACCGTGTACCTTCGATCCGCATTTGCCCCGGTGAGCGACATGTGGGGCTCCACGTGGTACCAGAGGAAGCCGCCCCGTGACCTGGCGGAGGAGATTTTCCGGGTGTAGGCGACGGGGGTGACGTATGTTTCGAGGAGATCCGCGCCGACCGTCAGCAGGAAATCGGCCTCCTCGATGCGGTAATGGGGCACATCCCTCTCGCCGAACAGGAGGGCGTTCGCCTCCTTCACGGCGGTGTGGGAATACACCTCGTATTCGGGGAGCCGCTCGATCTCCAGACGTTCGCACGCGGCGTCTGCGGTCCGGGAGAGGGAGCCGGTCGTCCGGCCGGACAGGAAAAGGTTTTTCCGCCCCTTCTCCCGGGAGCCCTTGAGGGATCCCGCCACCCGGGAGAACGCCTCTTCCCAGGGGATGGACCGGAATGTCTTGCCGTCCCGGACCATGGGGCCGCGCAGCCTCTCCGGATGATAGAGGCGGTACAGGGAGGATTGGCCCCGGACGCACAGTCCGCCGTCGCTCACCGGATGCCCCGGAATTCCCTCCAGCTTGACCGGCCGCCCCTCCCGGACCCTCGCCAGCACACCGCATCCGGCGGGGCATTCCGTGCACGTCGATGGGTGGAAGCTCGCTTCCCCGGGGACGACCCCCTTTTCCGGCGGGAGGAGATAGGAGGTGAATTTCGCGGACCGGTTCGGGGACCCGCACGCGGACATCACCGTGGAGCCCGAGATCACCCCGACGAGCCAAAGGAAGTCTCTTCGTTTCATCCTTCCCTCTCTACATGTGGCAGGTGGCGCAGTCGCGGGGCGCGCCCCGGACCCGGTGGCACGCCACGCACCACCCCATGACCGGCTCGTTCACCCGCCGCACCCTTTTCATGCCGGCCACGTCCCCGTGGCACGTCGAGCACTCCACCCCCGCCTTGATGTGCCGCTTATGGGAAAAGTAGATGAAACCGGGCAGGGCGTAGACCCGCTTCCACTCGATGGGCCGCTTTTCCTCGTAGTGGCGCGTCAGCTTCCGGATCTCCCCCCGTTCGGTGGCGATCGTCTTGTGGCATCCCATGCACTTCTCCAGCGGGGGGGCGCCGGCGGATCGGGACCGTTCCACGAAAGTATGGCAGAACACGCAGGGGATCTGCAGCTGCCCCGCGTGGACCGTGTGCGGGAAGGCGATCGGCTGCGCGGGGGCCGGACCCGTGCGATGCCAGCGGTATCCGAGTCCCGCCACGAGCAGGACGCAGGTTCCGAAGTACCCGAGGACCGCGATGGCGACGAGCGTCTTCTTCAATGCCTCTCCCGCATGCGACGGTTTCCCCCTCCGGTCCCGGGGCTACCTTCCGCCCTTGACCTTCGACAGCAGGTATCGGGCGACCGCGTCGACCTCGTCCTCCTTGATGGCCGGCTTCGGCATCGCCGGGAAGGAGGGATTCACCTTGACCGGGTTCCGGATGAACGCCTTCAGCTTTTCGACATCTCCCTCGTACTTCGGTACGACATCGTTCAGGGGGGGGCCGACGATCCTGCTGTCGAACCGGTGGCAGACCGAGCAGACGGTATCGAACACTTTCTTCCCCTTCTCCATCGCCGCCGCGTCCCCTGCCGCGGGTGCCTCCGCGGCCTTTTCCCCCCTGGGAACCGTCTTGGCGGCAAGCGTCCCCGGGGGAGCGGAGAGCCCCTGGAAAGCGTTGGCGACGGTCGTCCGGTCACACAGGACCACGGCGAGGAACATCAGGATGAAGAGGGACGAAACGCGGTCGCCCTTCCTGCCTTCCTCCTTCCCGGGGAGAAGAACCAGGAGGGCGAATACGGCCAGTGCCAGCAACGGGACGGTCGCCGCCATGACGTATGCCTCGGTGGACATCCCCGTGACGGGGAGTGCGATCAGGTACAGCACGACGAGGGCCGGGGACGCCAGCGCCCCGGCCAGGGCGAAGGAGGTCCCGGCGGTACGGACGCGCGCATCGTAACCGGTGCTCCCGCCCGCCGCATCGGTCTCCGGCCGGCCGAGGAACCGCAAGGCGATCCCGCCGGCAAGCCCGAAGGACAACGCGAGGAACAGGAGGAATCCCACGAGGGAGTGCCAGGAGAGGATGAAAACGAGGTTGCTTCGAACCAGGGGGAGTTTCGACGGGGTTACGAGGGTCCCCAGAAGCAGGAACGACAGGAAGGCGGCGGAGAGCATCGCCAGGAGACCCGCCGCCCCCGCACCGAACGAAGCGGGGGGCAGCTCCGTCGTCCGGCGGATCGCCGACCGGTACATGGAAAGGAGCAGGCACCCCGCCAGGAGGGCTCCGAACGGGACGAGCCAGGCGATCGCCGGCAGGGAGGTTCGACCCCCGAGGAACCGCTGGCAGGCATAGGCGATGGCCGGATACGGGAGGAGGCCGAGGAGGAGAAGGACCCACCGATTCATGGTCACCGCCTCGATCCATTCCCGGGACAGGCGCAGCGACCGGTCGTCCCGGTTCTCCCTCCCGAAGAAGTTCAGGGCCAGGGAGGCGGCCGATCCTGCGATGACGATCCCGAGAAACGGGAGGTAGAGGAGCAGGGCCGCGGTGAGAAGGTATCCGAGAAGGAGGATCGTGTCCGGCGGCAGGCCGGGGGGAAGAGCCAGAGGGTTCATCCCGTGTCCCCTTCGCGGGAGCGGAAAGGGCAGGATGGGCGGTCCGCGGCGACGGCGGCCTGATGGCGCGTTCGGGTCATCGCTCCTCGTCCGGGATCGGAGATGGGCTCCTGCCGCTGACCACTACCGATTGTATCGCACCCGTTTTGAAACGGGAATTAATTTCTATTCCTTGCGGACGAAGCCGACGACGAGGTCCCCGATTCCGGCGCACAGCACCCCGAACGGCAGGTAGCCGGCATACCCGAGGAGAGGCATCTCGAAGACGTGCAGTGCGTCGACGTAGGGGATGGCGTACACCCACTTCGTGGTACTTCCGAAATTCCACGTTTCCCAGAAGAAGCCGCAGAGAAGGGCGGCGAGGACGGAGGATACCGCGGTGCGCCAGTCGCCGGAGGCGATCCCGGAAAGGGTATGCGGTTCTCCACGGAGAGCGGCGAGGGAGATCAGGAGTGTGGGCGGGGCGACCCAGACCAGCGGGAATGCGAAGTCGGGGACGATCCCGACGGCGAAGAGCCCGGCGCAGGAGAACAGGAGACCGGTGCAGGCGACCACCGCCGGGTTCGGCGGGGAGAGGGGACGCCATTCCCGGAACGCGCGGTCGATCCGCGGGCAGGAGAGCAGCAGCTCGCGGGTCGACAGGACCGCCGGGAGAACGGTGGAGAACGGGAGGGTTGCGAAGAGGAAATATTCCACCGCCCCGAATTCCACCCCGCCGACGTAGCGCCAGTTCCCGACGAACCGGTTGAGGTACTCGAAGGACCACCAGAACCCCGCGCTGACCGGAAAGAGGAGGAGGAATGGGCGGGTCCGGGAGAGGATCAGGCACCGGCCCGTCCTTCGCGCCGTTAACGCGTTCACAACCAGGATGAAGCCGATCCACAGGGGTGTGAAAATGTGCGCGTGGTATCCGTCCAGCCACGGGAACCGGCTCCACGCGAGGATCCAGGACGCCGCGCCAAGGGCGGCGCCGGTCCATCCCCACCACGGGAACGGCATGACGGGATTCCGGAGACCGTCCACGCGCCGGAACGAGACCAGCCGGCGGAGGAGGGGGATCGTCACCGCGAGGATCAGAAGTGCCAGGCCGAGGAACACCGGTAGGGAGAACGGCGCCTGCGGCACATCGGGCGTTTTCGGGGGAAATTGCAGGTACACCGCGAGCGGCTTCCCCAGGACCGCAGCGCCCGCCAGCGGCAGGAGAAGAACGAGGGCCACGGCGACCGACAGGTCGAGGAGACTTCCCTTGCGGCTTATCTCAGGCAAAACGGATTGTTTCATTACATGATTGTGCCATTCCGCGACCGCGATTGTCGTGCGTGTTTTCCATGATACTGATGGTGCGTTATTTGCTTTTTCGGTAGATTGGAGGATCAGTTCCGGCGAATGATACGTGAGGTGAACGGCAGGTCATGATGGACGCGGATCGGCTGAAGGGAATCATCGCACTCGGCGAAGCCCTCGACAGGGAATTCAAGTCCGACCGCCGAAAGATATCCGATGCGGAGATCTACGAGGAAGTCGTCGCCATGGCGAACGCCGACGGTGGTGTTCTGTTGATCGGCATCGAGAACGACGGAACGATTTCAGGAGCACAGCCGCGCCATGAAGAAACCACCGATCCCATCCGCCTCCAGTCGGCCATCTTCAACAACACCTCTCCGAACATCAACACGCGGATTTCCGTTCCGGAAGTCCAGGGACGGAAAGTGATCGCCATCGAGGTCGACATCTACCCGGAAATTTGCGCTACGGCGCAAGGGAAGGTGATACGGCGCATCATCGGTCCGGATGGAAAACCCGCTACGGTTCCCTTCCTTCCTCGAGACCAGCGCTCCCGCCGGGTCGATCTCGGCCTGATCGATTTCTCCGCCCAGCTTATGGAAGACGCCTCCTTCGAAAGTTTCGATCTTCTGGAGTTCGAGCGGCTTCGGCAGACGATCACACGGCTGCGCGGCGATCAGAGTCTGAAAGATCTCTCCAATGAGGAAATCGCGAAGGCGCTCCAATTGGTCGAAACGCAGGGCGACCGCCTGGTTCCGAATGTCGCAGGCCTCCTTCTCCTCGGCCGGGAAGAAGTTGTCCGGAAGCTACTGCCGACGCATGAAGTCCACTTCCAGGTCCTTGACGCCCAGGGGGACGTAAAGGTCAACGACGCTTTCCATCGGCCGCTCCTGCATGTCCTTTCGGAGATGGAGTCCCGGTTTGCCGCCCGGAACGAAGAGCGCGAGGTGATGGTCGGAATGTTCCGGGTTCCTGTTCCCGACTACTCAACCATCGGATTCCGGGAGGCATTGAACAACGCCCTGCTCCATCGGGATTACACCCGTCTCGACGCCGTGTACGTCCAGTGGCAGCCCGATCATCTTCTGATTACGAGCCCCGGCGGCTTCCCCGTAGGCATCACGGCGGAAAACCTGCTTGTCCATGAACCGAAACCGAAGAATCCTCGCTTGGCAGCGGCCTGCAAGCGGATCGGCCTGGTGGAGCAGACGGGCCGGGGCGTGGACAAGATCTACATGGGACAACTGCGCTATGGTCGCCCTGTTCCGGATTACACCCGCAGTGATTCGACGGGAGTGCGGGTGGTGATCCGGGGGGGGAAACCATCGCTCGATTTTTCCGCTTTCGTGTTTACGCAGGAAAAGGCGGATACGCCGCTTACCCTCGATGAACTGATCCTGTTGAACACCCTTTTTTTCGAGCGACGAGTCAACGCGGAAATCGCCGGCAGGTTGATCCAAAGGGGGACAGCGGAAGGGAGGGCGGTCTTGGAGAAGCTGCACGAGCGAGGCATGATCGAAGGAGTCGATGGCGGCAAGGGAAGGTCATATCACCTGAACGCCGATTTCTATCGTCGTTTCGGACAACCCGAAGGGTATGTCCGGGCACATGGCATTTCTTCGATTCGGTACGAAGGGATGGTACTGGAGTACGTTCAAGCTCACGGGCGGATCGAAAGAAAGATGGTCATGAGCCTTTGCGGAGTCACCGGCCGGCAGGCGGGGTTGATGTTAAAACGCATGTGCGTCACAGGAAAGCTTGAGCGGAAAGGGACTCCCCCCCGATGGACCTATTATGTCCTTGCATAAGAACCTTGGCATAAGGACATCATATGCGCACTCTAAGTGACATATTTATTACTAACAGCGATGTCTATTACGAATGTCATTAGAGATGAAAAGACATGATATTTCATGGTATTACTAAACAAAGATGGGTTGATAACACCCGATCGGAGTCGGGAAGGCTGGTTATGCCCAGGTAATCGGGAAAATATACGCGCATAAAATAGCTTAGATCCGCGAGTATATCCTGCGCCAATATGGCCGTGGAGGATTACCGTGGGGGGTAAAAGGGTGTACGGATATTCCCCGGACTATTCGGTAGCTCCTGGAGAGACGCTGCTGGAGACAATCCAAGCTCTCGGAATGAAACGGGTCGATCTTGCCGGAAGAACGGGCGAGCCTCTGAAGACCATCAACGGGATCATCAAAGGGAAAGAGTCGATTCCCTCGGGAACCGCCCTGCGGTTTGAATGCGTCCTTGGGATTCCCGCCTCTTTCTGGAACAACTTCGAAAGGAACTACCGGATGAAAAAAGCATGAGCGCATTTTTTTGTTTATTCCGGGGCGAGGTGTCGGATTGACTGTCGTCGCCGAAAGCGAGTTGCGCCGTTTCCGCCCCTACCCGGCGTACAAGGACTCCGGAATGGATTGGCTGGGTGAGGTGCCGGGGCATTGGGGGGTGATACCTCTCAAGTTTGCGGTGAAGATGAATCCGGACGATCTTCCCGATTCGACACCGGATGATTTTCGAATTACGTATGTAGATATCGGGAGTGTTACTCAGGAAAAGGGGATTTCCTGTACGGAGGAATATGATTTCATCAACGCTCCGAGCCGTGCACGACGGCGGGTTCACGAAGGCGATACGATTATTTCAACAGTTCGAACCTACCTGAAAGCGGTTGCAGCCATACAAAATCCTCCAGACAACATGGTGGTATCAACGGGATTTGCTGTCTTGCGCGCCAGCGATGGGGTAAACGCGAACTTCCTGTCTCGGGCTGTTCAAAGCGATCTATTCATCAGCCGTGTCGTATCCTTGTCTGAAGGGGTAGGGTACTCGGCGGAGTGATCCCGATCTGGAGAAGTTGTATGTGTTCGCGAAGTTTCTCGGCCGCTACCTGCTCGTTGATGGCCCGACCCTTCCCGTCGAGGTTCAACAGGCGATCGACATGGAGTCGTACAAACTCCAGCGGGTGGCCCAGGGGAAGATATCGCTTTCGAGAGGGGATGGCGTTGTCGATCCGATCTCCGGGCGTGGACCTCAAGGATCATCCGCCGAGGAGATGGAGGCCCTCTCCCTGATTATCAAGGAGTTGAACGAACGATTCGGGACGGATTTCACGGAGGAAGACAAGGTCTTCATCCTCCAGCTCGAAGAGCGGTTGGCAAACGACACCGCCCTGTTGGCAAGCATGCGTGGCAATCCACCGGAGAATGCGCGCCTGACCTTCGATCATGTCGTTACTGACCGACTCCAGGACATGATGGATACGAACTTCAAGTTCTACAAGCGAGTGACCGACGATCAGGATTTCGCGAAATATTTCCTCGACTGGTTTTTCGACCGGTTCCGGGCGGGGTTGAAATCCCCTGAGCAGGAGTAGGAGAGAGTAGAGGAAACGCAGGACGGGCGACCTGGGTCGCCCATCCTGGAGCGTCAATGTGTTACCGCAGGCACACCTTCGTCGCCGGGATGGCGCAAAGGAACGAGAAGGTCCCGTCCCCCGCGTTGGCGAAGGCGTGCTCTTCGCCGGGAGGGACGAAGACGAAGCTTCCCGGCCCGACGTCCGTTTCGCCGTCCTTGCGCTTGACCGTTCCCTTCCCCGAAAGGACGAACACCTCGTGTTCCCACGCGTGGGCGTGGAACGGGGTGTGGCCGCCGGGGGCGACCTCGAAGTGGCGCGTCGTGAAGTTCGGTGCCCCGACGTCGTCGCCCATCAGGACACGGATCGTGACGCCGCCCGCTCCCGCCTCGGTGACCGCCTTCCCCTCAACGTCCTTCCAGTTCCCCACGTGCATCGCAACCTCCTGCAAGCTGTGGCCCCATGCCGTCGGTTCCATGTGCCCCCAACGGCGTTTCCCCCGCTGCGTCACCTGGCGGCTAAGCGTTCGCCAGTCGTTATTGTACGAATTTCCTGCACTTATCGATGTTCACCACGTGCACTTCCCGCATGTCGGCGAAGAACGACTTCTCCTCGGCGGTCGTCTCCCCGGGGGGGATCTCGTCGATCTTGCGGACGACCCAGGCCTGCCCCTTGATGAGGAGCGCGACCTGCTCGGCCTCCGTCGGCAGGGCGATCACCTTGTCTGCGAACGCGCCGATGTTCTTCGTGGGGGCCGCGCCGCGGGCCTGGAGCAGCCGGAACAGCCCTGCGCAGAACTTCCCCTCGTCGTTCCGGAAAAGGGAGAACAACTCCTTCTTTTCCATGTCCGACGCGTGGTCCGCCATCGCGTCGAGGCACTTCACCCCCGCGCGTTCCGCCTCCAGCAGTTCCTGCATCCGGTCGATCAGCGTCATCGTGTCCTCCCTTCCTCCCACGCGGCCGGGGCGGCGAAGGAGGGAACATGCCCGCGGACTCAGAACCCCGCGGTGCGGTTGAGCTCCGAGAGGAGCTGTTTTTCGCTCACGTTATGCATCATGGCGCTCTGCCTCACCGACTCCGTCGCCTGCCCGGGGCAGGAGAAGCAGCCGTCCCCGTAATACTTCCGGAACACCTTCTCCGTCTCGGGGTACGCGGCGAGGATCTCGCCGAGGATGTGGTCCGCCCCGATCGCCTCCCCCTTGGTCAGCTTTCCCTTTTTCGCCTTCCCTGCCGCGGGTGCCAGCCCCGCCGTAGCTGCGGAAGAAACTCCGGGTGAAGCGTCTTTCGCAGCGGAGGCGGGCGAAATCGCCTCGTTCAGCTCGGACACCATGTAGTCGAGGTCGACGTTGTGCCGCTGGCACGCCATCCGCAAGGTGATCGGGATCTGCTTCACCTGTTCGCGGTGCTCCGGGCTCGCAAGGGAGGAGAAGCCGTGCCCCACGAAGACGTCCACCGTCTGCGGCCACCGGGTGAGGATCTCGCCCACGCGCATGTCGGGGTCGATCGTCGGCGCGGCGGACGGTGGCGCGGAAGGCACCGCGGCCGGGGCATGCCCCGCCGTAGCCGTGGAAGCGACTCCGGGTGAAGAGACTTCCGCCGCGGAGGCGGGCTCCTCTTCCGCTTCCGTTTCCGGTTTCGGCTCGATCAGGATCGTCGCCCCGAGGTTCGCGGCGAACATCCCCGCCGAGATGACCGACAGGGCGGAGAAGAGGATGAACCCCGTGGAAGGGCGCTCCGGCGCGGTGGCGACCATCCCGATCAGCCCGATGTTGGCGATGAAGAAGTGGATGGGGACCCAGGAGGGCCAGCGGAGTGTCCGCCCGTTGAACCGCGGCAGGATGAAGTACCCCACGCCGTAGATCATCATCGACATGAAGCCCAGCAGGTTGAAATGGACGTGGGCGAACCGCACCCAGCCCGCGGCATCCGCTCCCCCCATCCAGATGCCGAGCACCGAGGCCAGGAAGAAGTAGGCCAGCGACGCGACCACGAACCCCTTGGTGTAACGATCCATCGATATTCCTTCCCGTTGTTCCGATGTTCCGGGGTTTCTCCGGACGATGAGGAGGATGCCAAAATCCGGGGCCGGGTTCCTTGACGGCGGTCAAGGGGGCCCGGCCCCGGGAATACCGAGCCGTTCGCCGCCTTACGCCTTCACCTTGGCGGGCCGCAACGTGAAGAGGTCCACGACGGTGGTGAGCAGTCCCCCCAGGAAGAAGATGCCCGCCAGCATGGTGACCCCCATCCAGAGCCGCATGTACCCCTGGGCGACCATGTACCCCATGCCGAGCACCCGCTCGATGTAGCTCTGCAGCACTCCGGCCACGCCGAACGTCAGCCCCATGATCATCATGGCGGAGCTCATCGTCCAGAAGCCGATCTTCCCCCGGCGGTCGTCGTACTC
The sequence above is a segment of the bacterium genome. Coding sequences within it:
- a CDS encoding 4Fe-4S dicluster domain-containing protein, giving the protein MKRRDFLWLVGVISGSTVMSACGSPNRSAKFTSYLLPPEKGVVPGEASFHPSTCTECPAGCGVLARVREGRPVKLEGIPGHPVSDGGLCVRGQSSLYRLYHPERLRGPMVRDGKTFRSIPWEEAFSRVAGSLKGSREKGRKNLFLSGRTTGSLSRTADAACERLEIERLPEYEVYSHTAVKEANALLFGERDVPHYRIEEADFLLTVGADLLETYVTPVAYTRKISSARSRGGFLWYHVEPHMSLTGANADRRYTVAPGRETLLLSFLLREVLEKKPPKDRMPGELLAAFPPTTAENVSRDTGIPPESVKEIADRFIAAKRPLLVAGGVGTAQTGGLRVAAAAGLLQWVTGAIPERVDFARSENHRAVGTLRDMEELSARLGRGEAGVVFLFRTNPVFSLPPRLAFKENLKKADLSVGMGEFLDETLRETDLVLPLSHSLESWGDVEPRRGVVSLLQPVLPPLHDTLSDGDALLRLLGNVSGRGAPGSYEELLLAAWRKRLGEAGRSRLLEKGYAEETLPKKAVLFDGKRAAKSLRVPGKAEGTVQPALVLAPSLRTFDGRSRVLPILSEIPDPLTTITYGPWISVSEEAARRAGLRDRDEVTVASADWKAVLPVKVQPGLPAGVFVVHRDAIPAPPIRTDPRTGGPVDIIESVRITKTGKTVAIPILSGSFSQRGRGLIPDPVHLEEGRHHERWTLYPEHDHKEYRWAMAVDLERCNGCAACVAACHVENNVPVVGKKDHLKGREMSWLRIEPFYEKGGVDFLPMLCQQCHSAPCESVCPVFAAHHNPEGLNVQVYARCVGTRYCSNNCPYKVRRFNWWQHRWPEPMDRMLNPDAPPREVGVMEKCTFCLQRIRAAKDKAKDEGRNVRDGEFTTACAQSCPTGAIVFGNLLDKESKVYRLVHSERAYRVFESLGTEPSIHYLRGGKP
- a CDS encoding cytochrome c family protein — encoded protein: MKKTLVAIAVLGYFGTCVLLVAGLGYRWHRTGPAPAQPIAFPHTVHAGQLQIPCVFCHTFVERSRSAGAPPLEKCMGCHKTIATERGEIRKLTRHYEEKRPIEWKRVYALPGFIYFSHKRHIKAGVECSTCHGDVAGMKRVRRVNEPVMGWCVACHRVRGAPRDCATCHM
- a CDS encoding cytochrome c, with protein sequence MNPLALPPGLPPDTILLLGYLLTAALLLYLPFLGIVIAGSAASLALNFFGRENRDDRSLRLSREWIEAVTMNRWVLLLLGLLPYPAIAYACQRFLGGRTSLPAIAWLVPFGALLAGCLLLSMYRSAIRRTTELPPASFGAGAAGLLAMLSAAFLSFLLLGTLVTPSKLPLVRSNLVFILSWHSLVGFLLFLALSFGLAGGIALRFLGRPETDAAGGSTGYDARVRTAGTSFALAGALASPALVVLYLIALPVTGMSTEAYVMAATVPLLALAVFALLVLLPGKEEGRKGDRVSSLFILMFLAVVLCDRTTVANAFQGLSAPPGTLAAKTVPRGEKAAEAPAAGDAAAMEKGKKVFDTVCSVCHRFDSRIVGPPLNDVVPKYEGDVEKLKAFIRNPVKVNPSFPAMPKPAIKEDEVDAVARYLLSKVKGGR
- a CDS encoding putative DNA binding domain-containing protein, with translation MMDADRLKGIIALGEALDREFKSDRRKISDAEIYEEVVAMANADGGVLLIGIENDGTISGAQPRHEETTDPIRLQSAIFNNTSPNINTRISVPEVQGRKVIAIEVDIYPEICATAQGKVIRRIIGPDGKPATVPFLPRDQRSRRVDLGLIDFSAQLMEDASFESFDLLEFERLRQTITRLRGDQSLKDLSNEEIAKALQLVETQGDRLVPNVAGLLLLGREEVVRKLLPTHEVHFQVLDAQGDVKVNDAFHRPLLHVLSEMESRFAARNEEREVMVGMFRVPVPDYSTIGFREALNNALLHRDYTRLDAVYVQWQPDHLLITSPGGFPVGITAENLLVHEPKPKNPRLAAACKRIGLVEQTGRGVDKIYMGQLRYGRPVPDYTRSDSTGVRVVIRGGKPSLDFSAFVFTQEKADTPLTLDELILLNTLFFERRVNAEIAGRLIQRGTAEGRAVLEKLHERGMIEGVDGGKGRSYHLNADFYRRFGQPEGYVRAHGISSIRYEGMVLEYVQAHGRIERKMVMSLCGVTGRQAGLMLKRMCVTGKLERKGTPPRWTYYVLA
- a CDS encoding cupin domain-containing protein — its product is MHVGNWKDVEGKAVTEAGAGGVTIRVLMGDDVGAPNFTTRHFEVAPGGHTPFHAHAWEHEVFVLSGKGTVKRKDGETDVGPGSFVFVPPGEEHAFANAGDGTFSFLCAIPATKVCLR
- a CDS encoding DUF1858 domain-containing protein, with translation MDRYTKGFVVASLAYFFLASVLGIWMGGADAAGWVRFAHVHFNLLGFMSMMIYGVGYFILPRFNGRTLRWPSWVPIHFFIANIGLIGMVATAPERPSTGFILFSALSVISAGMFAANLGATILIEPKPETEAEEEPASAAEVSSPGVASTATAGHAPAAVPSAPPSAAPTIDPDMRVGEILTRWPQTVDVFVGHGFSSLASPEHREQVKQIPITLRMACQRHNVDLDYMVSELNEAISPASAAKDASPGVSSAATAGLAPAAGKAKKGKLTKGEAIGADHILGEILAAYPETEKVFRKYYGDGCFSCPGQATESVRQSAMMHNVSEKQLLSELNRTAGF